From the Pelagibaculum spongiae genome, the window GCAATGAAAAAATGTCAGATGGCGCTGCGCTTATCTAACCTACGAAATAATCACCCATTTTTAAATATTTACCAAGAGAACATCATGTCGATCAGTGCAACCATTAAATCCATTCAAGATATTATGCGTAAAGATGCCGGTGTTGACGGTGATGCGCAGCGCTTAGGTCAAATGTCATGGCTGTTATTTCTTAAAGTGTTTGACGCCCAAGAACAAGAGCTGGAATTTGAGCAAGATAATCATTATCGAATGCCAATTCCTGAACAATACCTATGGCGCAACTGGGCGGCAGACAGCCAAGGCATTACCGGCGATGATTTATTGCAGTTTATTAATGACAAGTTATTTCCGGAATTAAAAAACCTAATTGCGCCCATCGACACCAATCCGCGTGGCCATGTGGTAAAAGCCGCTTTTTCTGACGCATTTAATTACATGAAAAACGGTACCTTGCTGCGTCAGGTAATTAATAAATTAAATGATATTGATTTCACCGACTCCAAAGAACGCCATTTATTCGGTGATATTTACGAGCAGATATTAAGAGATCTGCAAAGTGCCGGTAATGCCGGTGAGTTTTATACTCCGCGTGCCGTCACCCGCTTTATGATTGACCGAATTAACCCGCAACTGGGTGAAACCATTCTTGACCCGGCCTGTGGCACCGGCGGTTTTCTGGCCTGCGCCATGGACCATTTAAAAAGCCAGGTAAAAACCACCGAAGACCATAAAACCCTGCAAAAACAGATTTACGGTGTTGAGAAAAAACAATTGCCGCATTTGTTATGTACCACCAATATGCTGTTGCATGGTATTGAAGTGCCGGTGAATATTCGCCACGGTAATACCTTGAGTAAATCCTTGTCTAGCTGGGATGACCATATCGATATTATCGTCACCAACCCGCCGTTTGGTGGCACAGAAGAAGACGGAATTGAAAAGAATTTCCCAGCGGAAATGCGCACTAGGGAAACCGCCGATTTATTCTTGCAATTAATTGTCGAAGTATTGGCCGATGGTGGCTCTGCCGCGGTAGTACTGCCCGATGGCACCTTGTTTGGCGAGGGCGTAAAAACCAAAATCAAAAAGCTACTCACCGAAGAGTGCAACCTGCACACCATCGTGCGCCTGCCCAACGGCGTATTTAATCCCTACACTGGCATTAAAACCAATATTTTATTCTTTACCAAAGGCGATGGTTCTAAAGAGAAAGCCACTAAAGAGACCTGGTTCTACGAGCACCCGTATCCGGAAGGCGTAAAGAACTACAGCAAAACCAAACCGATGAAGTTTGAAGAGTTCAAAGCCGAACAACAATGGTGGGGCGATGAAGCTGACGGTTTTGCCGCACGGGTTGAGAACGAACAGGCATGGAAAGTCAGCATTGATGAGATCATCAAACGCAACTTCAACCTCGATATCAAGAACCCTCACGTTGGCGAAATCATCAGTCACGACCCCGATGAATTGCTCGCAGAATACGCCCAGCAACAGGAACAGATTCACGGTTTGCTGGATCAGTTGAAGGGGATTCTGGGTGCTGCACTAACTAACGATTCTGCCAAAGGTGCAAACTAATGGCTGCTGTAGAGCAACTGATTACTGACAATATTGCTACTTGGGCGCAGGCGGTGCAGAAGCGTAACGCCACTGGCCGAGGTTCCAGCAAGAAGATTGAGCTGTATGGCATCAAAAAACTGCGTGCTCTGATTCTGGAGCTGGCGGTTCGAGGTAAGTTGGTACCTCAAGATTCTGAGGATGAACCGGCTTCTGTTTTGTTGGAACGGATTGCTGCTGAGAAGAAACTGCTGGTTAAAGAGAAAAAGATCAAAAAGCAAAAAGAATTATCAACAATTTCTGAGAGTGACAAGCCATTTGAGTTACCGCAAAACTGGAAGTTTTGTCGATTAAACGATTTAACCATTGCTGCTGAAGCAGGTTGGAGTCCTCAATGTGAATTACACCCAAGGGAAGGTAATAACTGGGGTGTTTTGAAGGTAAGTGCGGTTACGTGGGGAGTATATAAGCCAAAAGAAAATAAAGAATTACCTCAAGCGCTAGAACCTCGCCCCAAATACGAGGTGAAAAGTGGTGACTTTCTTATCTCAAGGGCGAATACCGCAGAGCTTGTGGCTAAGGCTGTTGTAGTGCCAGAAAATGCTCCAAAGTACTTGATGATGAGTGACAAAATTATTCGATTCCAATTTTCAAAAACAGTATCAAGTCATTACATAAATTTAGTAAATAACAGCATGTTTTCTCGTAGCTATTATGCGCAGGTTGCAGGTGGCACAAGTAGCTCCATGAAAAACGTTTCTCAAGGTCAAGTGCGGAACCTTATTGTTGCTCTTCCTCCACTCGCAGAACAACACCGCATAGTCACCAAAGTCAACGAACTCATGTCCCTGTGCGACCAGCTGGAACAGCAAACCGAAACCAGCCTCACCGCCCACACATCACTGGTAGAAAACCTGCTCGCCACACTCACCAGCAGCACCGATGCCGCCGAACTGGAACAGAACTGGCACCGCATTGCCGAACACTTCACCACTCTGTTCACCACAGAATCCAGCATCGACCAGCTCAAACAAACCGTGCTGCAACTGGCGGTAATGGGCAAGCTGGTACCTCAAGACCCGAACGATCAACCTGCGTCTGTACTGCTGGAAAAAATTGCTGCTGAAAAGGAGCAATTGATCAAAGAGAAGAAGATTAAGAAGCAGAAAGCGTTGCCGCCGATTGGGGAGGATGAAAAGCCGTTTGGGTTGCCTGATGGGTGGGAGTGGAGTCGTTTTTCTGAAGTTGCGTATTCGCGGTTAGGTAAAATGCTCGACAAAGCAAAGGACCAAGGTGAATCGAAAAAGTATTTACGAAATACGAATGTCCAATGGCAAAAAATTGACCTGTTAGATATTAAAGAAATGAAATTTGAACATGCTGAGCTGCAAGAGTTTGAGTTACATAAAGGAGATTTATTGATTTGCGAAGGTGGCGAGCCAGGGCGTTGTGCCATTTGGCAACATGACAACATTGATATTTACTTTCAAAAAGCACTTCACCGCGCAAGGACATACACTGGTGTGATTCCTGAGTATCTAGAAATATGCTTGATGGTAGATGCTGCCAATGATTCTCTTGCTCAACTATTTACTGGAGCCACAATAAAACATTTGACAGGTGATAAGCTCTCTCGACATATAATTTCGATTCCTCCTTCAGGGGAACAAGCCAGAATAATTAGTCAAGCACTCCAATTATCGACTCTCTGCAACCACCTAAAAACCCACCTCCAACAAGCCCAACAAACCCGCCTGCATCTGGCCGATGCGATGGTGGAAAAAGCGTTGGGGTAACTAATTTTGACTACAAAACCTTTTCAGCTAGACTGTTGCTTTTGCTAGCAGTCTGGCTTTAAACAACTGGTATAGCTGTGGAATATAATGTTTACTGCGATGAGTCATGCCATCTTGAAAATGATCAACAAAAGTCGATGGTGTTGGGGGCTATTTGGTGTCCGGTTTCCAAGAGATTGGAAATTGCCAAACGTATTCGAGAGATCAAAATAAAGCATAAGTTAACCAGCAATTTTGAAGTGAAGTGGACCAAGGTGAGCCCATCCAAGCTTGGGTTTTATATGGAATTGCTTGATTATTTCTTCGACGATGATGATCTGCACTTCCGGGCAGTTGTCGTTCCAGATAAACAACTGCTGAATCATCAACGTTTTGCGCAAAGTCATGATGACTGGTATTACAAAATGTTTTTTGTAATGCTGAAAGTGATCTTTGAACCAGACAGTCGTTATTTTGTGTATATCGACATAAAAGATACCCTGGGGCATGAAAAAATTACCAAGCTGCATGATGTGCTTTGCAATAATGCGTATGACTACTCAAAAAAAATTATACGTGATGTAAAGCGGATTCACTCTCATGAAGCGGAGCAATTGCAGTTGGCTGACTTACTTATTGGTGCGCTTTCTTACCTCCACCGTGGTTATTCATCAAACTCGGCAAAAATAGCATTAATTGAACGAATTAAAGCAAGGAGTGGTTACCGGCTCACTCAGAATACCTTGCAGAGAGAAAATAAATTTAATCTGTTTATCTGGAATTCTCAGGGGTAATGCATTTGAATCCACAATGGTTACCTGAGTTAATTCTTATGGAGGACTTTGCCGGGGATTGGGGTAGTTTCTTTGCTGCGGTTTATGAAGTTTTTCGTCAGGATTTTGAGCAAGACAAGCCAGTTTTCAGAGGTAAGCGTTTGGGGCTTAAGCGGCACCCGGAATATGACGGAAAATCTGCCACTTTTTGGCATATGATCTCTGAAGGAACGGTTGAAGATGACCGCGTGCCGGATATTCGACGCTGTGAAAGAATTGGTTGGCCTAGACCGATTATTGAAAACAGCGAAGATGCAGTGTTAAAAGTTTGGGCGGAACCTCGAGGCAAAAACCAGAGGATACATCTATGGCTCGAGTCAGAAGGTTATCTGGTGGTGTTGGATGACCGTGGGGAGTATATCTTGCCCTGGACAGCATTCTACATTGAGCGTGAGCACCAGCGTACGAAGTACACAAAAAGATGGAATCGATATAAAAACAATGGGGTTTGATCTGCAGAGGGATAAAGCTGGCCGCGCCCTCTGATGAAGACGGAGCCGTAACTCTTTCTACACTGACGCTTGCGCTGGTAGATGAGATGCCTGAATCATAGTGCTCAGTCTTTTAGATTGCAATCCCAAATATACCTGATAAAACATCCAGTAGTCTGTTTGTGGCTTACCAATTTCACTGGGAATGCGGGTCGCCCGCCCGCCTGCTTGAATGCGATGGCATTCGGTATCAACATAATTGGTGCCTTTGGCGTGGATTTGATCGAATAGGGGTGGCAAGTAATACGAGAGCTCAGCAGGTAGGTGCAATTTTGCAGTAGTACGCAATGAGCTTGTCAGTAGTTGTGATGAAGGATTGGTATTTTTAAATATGGTTTTGGCAGAAAACTGCTGTTCAGTATCTAACAGGATATAGTGATGACGATTAACTCTGTAATGGGTAATTTGCTGCAACAGCACGATGCTGATGCAATCGTCAATACTGTGAATTGTGTCGGTGTGATGGGTAAAGGCATTGCGCTGCAGTTTAAGAAAAAATGGCCTGATAATTTTAAAGCTTATGCCAGAGCGTGCAAGGATGAGCAGGTTCACTTGGGGAAAATGTTTGTTTTTGATCTGGGTGGGCTGGCAACGCCGCGCTATATTATTAATTTTCCAACTAAAGGCCATTGGCGCAGTGCATCGCAACTGGCTGATATAGAAAGCGGCCTGGCAGATCTGGTTGAACAAATTCAAAAAATTGGCATTCGCTCAATTGCTATTCCACCGCTTGGATGTGGTAATGGCGGACTGGATTGGCAGGTGGTCAAGCCATTAATCATCAAATATTTCTCTGCGATTGATGCCGTTGAAGTTCGCGTGTTTGAACCAAATGATTCGATTAAAGCCAGTGACATGGAAGTGGGTAGCCGCAAGCCTAAAATGACACCGGGCCGTGCTGCGATTTTGTCATTATTGGAAATATATAAAAGCCAGAATTACGGTTTGTCGAAAATTGAAGTACAGAAACTGGCTTATTTTCTTCAGGTTTCTGGACAGAATTTAAAATTAAATTTTGTTAAACACCAGTATGGCCCTTATGCAGATGCGCTGCGACACGCTTTGGAACGAATGGATGGGCATTACATTCAAGGTGTTGGCGATGGGGTGGTTGCGGCAGAAATTACGCCAACCGAAAGCGCATTAAATGACGCGAAACAATTTTTGAAACAAGCCGACTCAGCCATAACAAGCCATGTTCAACGGGTTGCTGATTTAATAGAAGGTTATCAATCACCTTATGGTGTTGAGTTGTTGGCAACGGTGCATTGGGTCGCAGCTTATGAAGGTGCAACATCACCAGAGCAGGCCTTCGCTTTGATCCAGCAGTGGAATGCGCGTAAAAAGCAATTAATGACTTGCCAGCATGTTGAATCTGCCTGGATGCAATTAAAACAGCTTAACTGGATTTGATGTTTAGGAATGAATTTAATAAAAAAGCCGCATTAATTTAAATTAATGCGGCTTTTATGTAGGTTTGATGAGTTCCAACGAAATCAGACATCTGGCAATCAATTAACAAGTGTCTGATTACGCCTTCGGCTAATCAAACCTACAGCGTTTAATTTATTAAACCTTTTATATCGGGATAATCAATCCAGCATATCCAGGTTTCTCACTGCGCCTTTATCAGCACTGGTTGCCAGTAATGCATAGGCTTTTAATGCAGCAGATACTTTACGTGGGCGAACTTCTGCTGGTTTCCAGCCGTCTTTTCCTTTGGCGTCTTCTGCGGCTCGACGTTCTGCTAATTCTTCAGCAGTTAATTTAACGTCGATGCTGCGGTTTGGAATATCTATTTTAATGATATCGCCATTTTTGATTAAACCAATTGCACCGCCAGCGGCTGCTTCAGGTGAAACGTGGCCGATAGATAATCCGGAAGTGCCGCCAGAGAAACGACCATCAGTTAATAATGCGCAAGCCTTGCCAAGGCCTTTGGATTTAATGTAGCTGGTGGGGTAGAGCATTTCTTGCATGCCCGGGCCGCCTTTCGGGCCTTCGTAGCGAATAATCACCACTTCGCCTTCAGAAACCTGGTCTGCCAGAATACCGGCGACTGCGCCGTCTTGGCTTTCGAAAATGCGCGCAGGGCCTTCAAATACCAGAATTGATTCATCAACACCGGCGGTTTTAACTACGCAGCCTTTTTCGGCGATATTACCAACTAGAACTGCTAAGCCACCTTCTTTAGAAAAGGCATGCTGGTAATCACGAATACAACCGGCTGCGCGGTCTAGATCGAGTGATGGCCAGCGGCAATCTTGACTAAATGCGGTTTGAGTTGGAATGCCTGCCGGGCCAGCTGCAAAGAAATGATGCACTGCTTTGTCAGTGGTTTGTTTGACATCCCACTTAGCCAAAGCTTCGGCCATGGTGCTGCTATGAACGGTAGGCAATTGGTTGTGTATTAAACCGGCGCGGTCGAGTTCGCCCAAAATCGCCATAATACCGCCAGCGCGGTGAACATCTTCAACATGATATTCTGGCGTGTTAGGTGCCACTTTACATAATTGAGGCACGGTGCGACTTAAGCGGTCAATATCGTCCATGTCGAAATCAACTTCGCCTTCTTGCGCCATTGCCAATAAATGCAAGATGGTATTAGTAGAACCGCCCATGGCGATATCCATGGTCATGGCATTTTCAAAGGCTTTAAAGTTAGCGATTGAGCGAGGCAATACGGATTCGTCATCTTGCTCGTAATAAAGTCGAGCATTTTTAACCGTCAGTCTTCCTGCTTCGAGAAATAATTCTTTACGGTCTGCATGGGTTGCCAGCATGGTGCCATTGCCAGGCAATGACAGGCCAAGTACTTCGGTCAAGCAGTTCATTGAGTTAGCGGTGAACATGCCAGAACAAGAACCACAAGTAGGGCAGGCGCTACGCTCGACGGCGTCGACTTCTTCATCGGTGGCATCGTCGGTGGCGGCCATTACCATCGCATCGACTAAATCCAGCTTATGCGGAGATAGCGATGTTTTACCGGCTTCCATTGGGCCGCCAGAAACAAAAGTGACCGGAATGTTTAATCGCAGTGCTGCCATTAACATGCCGGGGGTAATTTTGTCGCAGTTGGAGATGCAGACCATTGCATCGGCACAATGGGCATTGACCATATATTCAACAGAGTCGGCGATGATCTCACGGCTCGGCAGTGAATAAAGCATGCCGTCGTGACCCATTGCGATACCATCATCAACTGCGATGGTATTAAATTCTTTTGCTACTCCACCTGCAGCTTCAATTTCTCTTGCTACCAGTTGGCCCATGTCTTTTAAATGCACATGGCCGGGTACGAACTGGGTAAAGGAATTGACTACCGCAATAATAGGCTTATGAAAATCATCATCTTTCATGCCAGTAGCACGCCAAAGTGCGCGTGCGCCAGCCATATTTCTTCCGGCGGTTGATGTCCGGGAGCGGTATTCAGGCATGGTGAACCTCTTGTTTATTATCCTGAGTTTTTCCGCAGCTTAACAGATGTCTGTTATTGCAGCGAGTAGGGCGGTGAGTCGATGGCCAAAGGCCTACTGCCAGCAGGGAGAACCGATCATTAGTGATGCCTTAATTAACTATTAAGTGAATAACTATTGATTATGATCAGATAAATATTCTTGATTGATATGATGAAAAAGTGACAAGCTAAGGCGTGAAGAATGAAAACGATGTGATCTCAGTCAAAATTGCTTATGCTGGGATGGCTCTTGCCGAGACGTAGATAGGCTGTGGCCTGCTTTCGGCACATAACATTATTAATAAACAAACAGGGGCTTAGAATGATTAAAACAGGAAAATCACTGCTGACTGCGGCAGCTTTAACTGTAGGACTGGCGATAGGTGGTGTTGCTTCAGTTCAAGCTGAAACCCTAAGAGTCGCTTATGATTCAGATCCAGTCACTATGGATATTCATGAGCAGTTATCTGGCGGTATGCTGCAATTCTCCCATATGGTATTCGACCCATTGGTTCGTTGGGGACGTGATCTGCAGATCAAGCCAAGACTGGCTGATAAGTGGGAACGGATTGACGATACAACGGTACGTTTTCATTTACGCGAAGGTGTAAAATTTCATTCAGGTAATGAAATGACTGCACTAGATGTTAAGTGGACTTTTAATCGTCTGAAAAACAGCCCCGATTTTAAAGCGGTTTTTGCACCTTTCTCTGGTGTTTCAGTGGTGAATAAGTACACCATTGATTTAAAAACCGATAAGCCATTCCCACTGGTATTAAATGCCGCGACTTATATCTTCCCAATGGATAGCAAGTTTTATACCGGTTTTGCTGAAAATGGTACTGCAAAAGATGCCTTGGTAAAACATGGTAATTCTTTTGCTTCTCGAACAGCTTCTGGTACCGGTCCATTTATTGTGACTTCACGTCAACAGGGGGTAAAAGTTGAATTTGAACGCTTTACCAATTACTGGGATAAAAAATCGCCAGGTAATGTCGATAAAATCGTATTAACCCCAATCAAAGAAGCGCCTACTAGAGTGGCTGCTTTATTGTCGGGTGATGTCGATTTTATTGCACCGGTACCACCGACTGATTTAAAGCGAATTAAAAAGAATTCCAAAACCAATTTAGTGACGCTGCCTGGTACGCGTATCATTACCTTCCAGATGAACCAAGAGCGACGTAAAGAGTTACAAAATTCTAAAGTACGTCAAGCGATTGTTCATGCAATCAACAATAAGGGTATTGTTAAGAAAATTATGCGGGGCTTTGCTACCGCTGCTGGTCAAAATAGCCCGGAAGGTTACACCGGTTACAACGCTGAACTTAAGCCGCGCTATGATTTGAGAAAAGCTAAAAAGTTAATGAAAGAAGCCGGTTACGCGAAGGGCTTTACATTAACTATGATGGCGCCAAACAACCGCTATGTGAATGATGAGAAAATCGCACAGGCAGTGGCTTCAATGCTTTCTAAAATCAACATCAAAATCGATTTGAAAACCATGCCGAAAGCTCAGTACTGGCCAGAGTTTGATAAACGCTCTGCTGATTTGATGATGATTGGTTGGCATTCAGATACCGAAGATACCGGTAACTTCTTTGAATTTTTGTTGATGTGTCCAGATGCAGAAACTGGTTTTGGCCAATACAACAGCGGTAACTACTGCAACAAGAATGTAGATAAGTTGACCCTTGCAGTGCAGCAGGAAACTGACACAGCCAAGCGAGCAGAAATGCTCAAGCAAATGGAACAAACTGCTTACGATGAAGCCGCTTTTGCACCATTACATTGGCAAAATCTAGCATGGGCAGCGCGTAAAGGTGTCAATATTTCACCGATTGTTAACGTCATGAACTTCCCCTACCTAGGCGACTTGGTGATTAAAAAGTAGTTAATGTATTAACTGCTTATTAGTAACCCATATCTCAATGGATAATTGGCCCTGACCTCTATGTTACCGCTGTTATTGGTTGGTATAGAGCAAGGGCTAATTATCTGGCGAGACAGATAGATTGATAGAACCGCAACCTGAGTCTTCACTCAGGTTGCGGTGATTTTAGACTCAAGCGACTCAAAAACAGGCGGTCTTATGTTTGCTTTCCTGATCAGACGAGTGATTCAGGCGATGGTGGTGATGTTCGTCATCAGCATTATCAGCTTTTCGATACAGGACAATCTGGGTGACCCGTTACGTGAAATGGTCGGTCAGTCAGTTTCTGAAGCACAACGACAAACGCTTCGCGATCAACTCGGCCTCAACGATCCCTTCCTAGTTCAATATGTTCGGTTTGCTAAAAAAGCAGTCACCGGTGATCTAGGCACTTCATATTTTTTTAAAGAGCCAGCGGTTGATGTCATTTTGCAAAAAATGCCGGCAACGCTAGAGCTAGTATTTGTATCCAGTTTAATGATTTTGTTTTTATCGGTGCCGATGGGCGTTTATTCTGCGATCAAGCCCAAAAGTTGGGGCTCAAAAGCGATTATGGGCTGGAGTACGATCGGCATCTCTATACCGGTTTTTTTAACCGCGATTATGTGTATTTATCTTTTTTCAGTTGAATTAGGTTGGCTGCCATCATTCGGTCGAGGTGAAACTAGTCCGTTTTTAGGATTGTGGGACAGTGGTTTAACCACCAAAGATGGCTGGTTGCATATTATATTGCCGGCGGTTTCTTTGGCGTCGATTATGCTGCCATTGTTTATTCGATTAATTCGCTCAGAAATGATGGAAGTTCTGCAGATGGATTATATTAAATTCGCTTGGGCCAAAGGCTTAATGCGCAAAAGAATTTGGTTTTTACATGCGCTAAAAAACACCATGCTGCCGGTAATTACCGTGGGCGGTGTGCAAATTGGCACCATGGTCGCTTACACCATTTTAACCGAAACAGTTTTCCAGTGGCCGGGTATGGGCTTTATGTTTTTAGAAGCAGTCAATCGAGTGGATACGCCATTGATTGTTGCTTATTTGATTGTGGTTGGTTTGGTTTTTGTGGTGGTTAATACATTGGTTGATTTGCTTTATACACTAGTGAACCCAACGGTTAAGCTGGCGGGAGCAAAATGATGAGCCAAGCTAAATCATTAATAAAACGCTGGGCAGGTTCAGAATTTTACTGGCAGTTCAAAAAAGATAAGGTCGCAGTTTTTTCATCGGTTATTTTGCTACTGATGGTCACCTTGGCAATTTGCGCCCCTATCTTCGCTTCACAGAATCCTTATGACCAAACTGTTTTAGATATCATGGATTCTGAGATTCCGCCGGTTTGGCAGGAAGAAGGTGATGAACGCTTTGTTTTGGGCACCGATGACCAAGGGCGAGATCTATTCAGTACCATTTTATATGGCACGCGAATTTCTTTGTTGATTGGTGTTTGTGCGGTGCTGTTGCAAGCCTTTTTAGGCATCACAATTGGTTTGGCTGCAGGGTATTTCGGAGGTAGGTTAGATAGCTTTTTAATGCGAGTGGCCGATATTCAGCTCAGTTTTTCTACCATGATGGTAGCGATTATTTTCCTGGCAATATTCCAGGCCGCCTTTGGAACGGAGCTCTACCAGCAATTAGCATTGTTTATGCTGATTGTAGTAATTGGCGTTGCAGAATGGCCACAATATGCGCGAACCGTTAGAGCATCGGTATTGGCTGAAAAACAAAAAGAATATGTCGATGCAGCTCGAGTGATGGGCTTTGGCCATGTCAGAATTATGCTACGGCATATTCTGCCAAATACCTTATCGCCGATTTTGGTTATTTCTACTGTTCAGGTAGCCAATGCGATTATCTCTGAAGCTGCTTTGTCGTTCCTTGGCCTTGGAATGCCGGTGACTCAACCGTCGCTGGGTGCTTTGATTAGTGCGGGTTTTGAGTATTTCTTTTCTGGTAGCTGGTGGATTACTGCTATCCCGGGGTTGGTTTTGATTATATTGGTGCTGGTCATTAATTTGCTGGGTGACTTTATGCGTGATGTTTTAAATCCAAAGTTATATAAGGATTAATTCATGTCATTATTTAAAGTTATTCTAACTCCCAAGCTGGATAAGGATTAAGTCATGGCACTGCTTGAAGTAAAAAACCTTTGCGTAGAATTTGCAGTCAGGACTAATTTAAACAGTCAGGGCGCAGTGAAAGCTTTACGAGATGTATCTTTTCAAGTTGGAGCCGGTGAGCGACTCGGTATTGTCGGTGAGTCGGGCGCGGGTAAATCAGTTGCAGCATTTTCGATTCTCAATTTAATCAGTAAGCCGGGTTACATTAGTAGTGGTGAGATTTTATTTGATGGCAAAAATCTGGCAGAGATGACCGAAAAACAAATTCGGAACGTGCGTGGCAACCGAATTTGCATGATCTTCCAAGATCCGATGATGACATTAAATCCAGTACTGACGATTGGCACTCAGATGATTGAATGTTTAAGGGCCCATCGGAAAATCAGTAAAAAAGAAGCTAAGTCGATAGCAATTGATCGTTTAGCTCA encodes:
- a CDS encoding N-6 DNA methylase, which produces MKKCQMALRLSNLRNNHPFLNIYQENIMSISATIKSIQDIMRKDAGVDGDAQRLGQMSWLLFLKVFDAQEQELEFEQDNHYRMPIPEQYLWRNWAADSQGITGDDLLQFINDKLFPELKNLIAPIDTNPRGHVVKAAFSDAFNYMKNGTLLRQVINKLNDIDFTDSKERHLFGDIYEQILRDLQSAGNAGEFYTPRAVTRFMIDRINPQLGETILDPACGTGGFLACAMDHLKSQVKTTEDHKTLQKQIYGVEKKQLPHLLCTTNMLLHGIEVPVNIRHGNTLSKSLSSWDDHIDIIVTNPPFGGTEEDGIEKNFPAEMRTRETADLFLQLIVEVLADGGSAAVVLPDGTLFGEGVKTKIKKLLTEECNLHTIVRLPNGVFNPYTGIKTNILFFTKGDGSKEKATKETWFYEHPYPEGVKNYSKTKPMKFEEFKAEQQWWGDEADGFAARVENEQAWKVSIDEIIKRNFNLDIKNPHVGEIISHDPDELLAEYAQQQEQIHGLLDQLKGILGAALTNDSAKGAN
- a CDS encoding restriction endonuclease subunit S → MVPQDSEDEPASVLLERIAAEKKLLVKEKKIKKQKELSTISESDKPFELPQNWKFCRLNDLTIAAEAGWSPQCELHPREGNNWGVLKVSAVTWGVYKPKENKELPQALEPRPKYEVKSGDFLISRANTAELVAKAVVVPENAPKYLMMSDKIIRFQFSKTVSSHYINLVNNSMFSRSYYAQVAGGTSSSMKNVSQGQVRNLIVALPPLAEQHRIVTKVNELMSLCDQLEQQTETSLTAHTSLVENLLATLTSSTDAAELEQNWHRIAEHFTTLFTTESSIDQLKQTVLQLAVMGKLVPQDPNDQPASVLLEKIAAEKEQLIKEKKIKKQKALPPIGEDEKPFGLPDGWEWSRFSEVAYSRLGKMLDKAKDQGESKKYLRNTNVQWQKIDLLDIKEMKFEHAELQEFELHKGDLLICEGGEPGRCAIWQHDNIDIYFQKALHRARTYTGVIPEYLEICLMVDAANDSLAQLFTGATIKHLTGDKLSRHIISIPPSGEQARIISQALQLSTLCNHLKTHLQQAQQTRLHLADAMVEKALG
- a CDS encoding DUF3800 domain-containing protein: MEYNVYCDESCHLENDQQKSMVLGAIWCPVSKRLEIAKRIREIKIKHKLTSNFEVKWTKVSPSKLGFYMELLDYFFDDDDLHFRAVVVPDKQLLNHQRFAQSHDDWYYKMFFVMLKVIFEPDSRYFVYIDIKDTLGHEKITKLHDVLCNNAYDYSKKIIRDVKRIHSHEAEQLQLADLLIGALSYLHRGYSSNSAKIALIERIKARSGYRLTQNTLQRENKFNLFIWNSQG
- the darG gene encoding type II toxin-antitoxin system antitoxin DNA ADP-ribosyl glycohydrolase DarG, with translation MTINSVMGNLLQQHDADAIVNTVNCVGVMGKGIALQFKKKWPDNFKAYARACKDEQVHLGKMFVFDLGGLATPRYIINFPTKGHWRSASQLADIESGLADLVEQIQKIGIRSIAIPPLGCGNGGLDWQVVKPLIIKYFSAIDAVEVRVFEPNDSIKASDMEVGSRKPKMTPGRAAILSLLEIYKSQNYGLSKIEVQKLAYFLQVSGQNLKLNFVKHQYGPYADALRHALERMDGHYIQGVGDGVVAAEITPTESALNDAKQFLKQADSAITSHVQRVADLIEGYQSPYGVELLATVHWVAAYEGATSPEQAFALIQQWNARKKQLMTCQHVESAWMQLKQLNWI
- the ilvD gene encoding dihydroxy-acid dehydratase, yielding MPEYRSRTSTAGRNMAGARALWRATGMKDDDFHKPIIAVVNSFTQFVPGHVHLKDMGQLVAREIEAAGGVAKEFNTIAVDDGIAMGHDGMLYSLPSREIIADSVEYMVNAHCADAMVCISNCDKITPGMLMAALRLNIPVTFVSGGPMEAGKTSLSPHKLDLVDAMVMAATDDATDEEVDAVERSACPTCGSCSGMFTANSMNCLTEVLGLSLPGNGTMLATHADRKELFLEAGRLTVKNARLYYEQDDESVLPRSIANFKAFENAMTMDIAMGGSTNTILHLLAMAQEGEVDFDMDDIDRLSRTVPQLCKVAPNTPEYHVEDVHRAGGIMAILGELDRAGLIHNQLPTVHSSTMAEALAKWDVKQTTDKAVHHFFAAGPAGIPTQTAFSQDCRWPSLDLDRAAGCIRDYQHAFSKEGGLAVLVGNIAEKGCVVKTAGVDESILVFEGPARIFESQDGAVAGILADQVSEGEVVIIRYEGPKGGPGMQEMLYPTSYIKSKGLGKACALLTDGRFSGGTSGLSIGHVSPEAAAGGAIGLIKNGDIIKIDIPNRSIDVKLTAEELAERRAAEDAKGKDGWKPAEVRPRKVSAALKAYALLATSADKGAVRNLDMLD
- a CDS encoding ABC transporter substrate-binding protein — encoded protein: MIKTGKSLLTAAALTVGLAIGGVASVQAETLRVAYDSDPVTMDIHEQLSGGMLQFSHMVFDPLVRWGRDLQIKPRLADKWERIDDTTVRFHLREGVKFHSGNEMTALDVKWTFNRLKNSPDFKAVFAPFSGVSVVNKYTIDLKTDKPFPLVLNAATYIFPMDSKFYTGFAENGTAKDALVKHGNSFASRTASGTGPFIVTSRQQGVKVEFERFTNYWDKKSPGNVDKIVLTPIKEAPTRVAALLSGDVDFIAPVPPTDLKRIKKNSKTNLVTLPGTRIITFQMNQERRKELQNSKVRQAIVHAINNKGIVKKIMRGFATAAGQNSPEGYTGYNAELKPRYDLRKAKKLMKEAGYAKGFTLTMMAPNNRYVNDEKIAQAVASMLSKINIKIDLKTMPKAQYWPEFDKRSADLMMIGWHSDTEDTGNFFEFLLMCPDAETGFGQYNSGNYCNKNVDKLTLAVQQETDTAKRAEMLKQMEQTAYDEAAFAPLHWQNLAWAARKGVNISPIVNVMNFPYLGDLVIKK
- a CDS encoding ABC transporter permease, which encodes MFAFLIRRVIQAMVVMFVISIISFSIQDNLGDPLREMVGQSVSEAQRQTLRDQLGLNDPFLVQYVRFAKKAVTGDLGTSYFFKEPAVDVILQKMPATLELVFVSSLMILFLSVPMGVYSAIKPKSWGSKAIMGWSTIGISIPVFLTAIMCIYLFSVELGWLPSFGRGETSPFLGLWDSGLTTKDGWLHIILPAVSLASIMLPLFIRLIRSEMMEVLQMDYIKFAWAKGLMRKRIWFLHALKNTMLPVITVGGVQIGTMVAYTILTETVFQWPGMGFMFLEAVNRVDTPLIVAYLIVVGLVFVVVNTLVDLLYTLVNPTVKLAGAK